The DNA region TCATTTGCAGATTCAAAGCCGGCTTGAATAACTTTTATATTCGTTTCTCCGTCATAATATCCGGATAAATGTAAAATATTGTAAGCGTTATTAAGCCGTTTGGTTAATTTACCGTCTAATTTTGCAACGTTATCTTTATAATATTCTATAGATTTTCGTTGTTTTTTGTTAGGTTTGGGTATTCCTTTGAGTGTAAGCCATGCGTCTAACGCACGTAAAACTCCCAAATACGCTATGCCGCAGGCGCTACGCACATATTTTGCGTCGTTGTAAAATCCGTCATCGTCTTTTTTTGATTTTTGTAAAGCCTCTCTTGCGTTATTCATATAGCGTACGGCTTCATCGTATTCTTTATTCAAAAAGATATTTTGCTCACAAACTGTCATTTAAATCTCCAAAGTTAATATATAAATATACTACATTTTATTAAGAATGTCAATAAACCGCTATCAATTTCGCAAGAGATCTAATATACGAATTGTAAAGACGGTTGTATATTAGAAAGGAACGTAAAAAATTACATCCTTTCTAATATACGCTAAATTACGCACTTATTTAATCAAAATCCGTTTCGTCATATTAACGCCGGAATTCGTCTTAACTTGCAGCATCATAACTTGATTTCGCGAAATCGACTTGGGCAGAGCGACGCTCGCAAAATTCCCGTTCACCACGACGTTTCGTTCAAACAATATCCTTCCGCGCACGTCAAACAAAACGATATGTGCGTTGTTCGCGTTTGACGGAAGCGATAAATTAAGGCGTCCGTTGATTATAGAAACGCCGACGCTTGAAACATTTTTGTTTCCGCTTTGTGTAATCGACGTGCCGCCTTGTTCGGTTAAAATCGTTATATCTTCAATATTAACCGGACCGGAAGAAACTAACCGCAGCGTTTTGTTCCCTTCCGATAAAGCGACAAGCGTTTGCTTTGCGACAAAAGCGTACCAGTCTTCGCCGACAGAAGCCTCGATTTTCCCCAAAGCCGTCTCGGAGTTCCCGTCGTATATTGAAATTTCCGCTCTGCCGTATTGACCGTTAGCCCCTACCGCAGATTTCAAAGATATGTTGTAATTTCCCGCTTTCGCGACATTTACTAAATATTCCAAAAACGAGCCGTCCACCAAATTTCCCACATATTTTCCGTGTTCGTCGTTATTGTAAGCGATTTCAGGACTTTTTGAGGAATATTCGCCGGAATTGAAAGTTACCGGAACGCTGTGACGTTTTGCAAAAAATACCTCTATAGTTTGACTCGCCTTGACATCGCTAAACGTATGACTTTTCTGAGTTTTAGCCGTATTGTCGCTTACTCCGTTTATTTTAACGTCGCCGATTTCATATCCGTTTTCGCCGTCAGGGTTAAACGTCAAAGTTAAATCGCCGCCGACGGATATGTCTATCAAACTTCCAGATTCAACCGCGTCGTCTCCTTTTTTAACACTCCCCCCCCCATAAGTTTTTACGGTTATTTTGTAACCGGTTGACCCCTTCAGCTCCTGAACTTCCTGATAAATTGCGTTCAACAAAGAGTACCGGTTTGCCGCGGGGACGTCTTGACCCAATTCCCAAATCATAATTCCGCCGGCGTCTCTTTCGTATGCGTACCTTGTCTTGCTTTTTATCGTAGGTATTCCGTCGTAATTATATATCTTAGGTTGTCCGTCTATATAGACGGTTTTACTGTTAGCTTGCGACAAAGACGCCGAATCGCTATTGATTATTGCTGCGTAAGTTTCTTCTCCTGCGGAGCCTCTTCCATAAAAAGGAACGCCCAGAAAAACTTTTTCTTTCGCAATTTTACCGCTGTTTATCCATTCGTCAAGTTTCGCTTCCGCTTTTGCTTCGTCCGCGTGATGCCCGCCGCCCATATCGTAAGTCATAAGATGAAGAGCGTCCATAGCGTTATACGCTTTTGTCGAATATTCGTCAGGTTTATAGGACGCTCCTATGGCAAAAGACAATCTTTTGTTTCCAAGCGCGGTTTTAAGGTCTGCCATAAAGTCCGCAAAATCGTTTTTTTGTTGGTTGCCTGTGGGATATTCCCAGTCGATATCGACGCCGTCAAAATTATTGGCATTTACCATATTTACAATATTATTGACAAAAGTTTGTCTGGTTCCCGCTTGAACGTTTTCCACAAAAGAACCGGTTTTCTCCCAACCGCCGAGAGCGATGATAACTTTCACGCCTTTGTTATGCGCACTGTTTACCACACCGCCGATGTCCTTAGCCCAGCCGCCGCTGGGCAGGGGCGCCGTCCCGCCCGCTCCGGGGGTAATTGAAAACAAAACGAGATGAGTCAATCTGTCAAGTTGAGCGTCAGTCGGAGCATTGCGATAATTGGGCAGATACGCTACAACGTCACCTTTGGCAAACAGCACTACAGGCAAAATCGACATTGCCAAAACAAACAAAAACTTTTTCATAAAAACCCCTTTGCAAGAACATTCTTTTCTGAGATAAATATATGCAAACACTCTGTTTTCTTCATGAATATTTGCATAAAATCCTATTTAATCAAAATCCGTTTCGTCATATTAACGCCGGAATTTGTCTTGACCTGTAATATCGTCACTTGATACCGTGAAATCGACTTGGGCAAAGCGACGCTCGCAAAGTTTCCGTTAACCGCGATATTGCGCTCAAACAATATCCTTCCGCGCACGTCAAACAAAACGATATGAGCGTTGTTCGCGTTTGCAGGAAACGACAAGTTAAGGCATCCGTTCATAATCGCCGCGGAAGCCGCCAAACTTTTCTTGCTTTTACTTGCGGCGATCCAAACATCGCCGCCGCCTTCGTCTTCGACAATAAGTCCGTTGACTTTCAACGATTTAATAGTTCCCTTAGCCATATCGCCCTCTTCGGCGGGACTTATCGCCACTCCCTCTAAAATATACAACTGATCTAACGAAAAGTTTGTCATTGTCGCCCAGTCGCTTTCAAAATGCGCAAAACTCGTCATAGAAACAGGCGCCGTTTTATTTTCTCCGGCAGGCAATTCCACAAAATACCCACGTCCCGATTCCGCAAGTTTTAAATTGTCCTGCAACGTAAGAAGTATCGGCTTATCGGAAGTATAAGTAATCGTAATTCCCGTAACTTTCGACCAGTCGCCGCCAGGATAAGCCGCAATTTCCGACCATGTCCATCTTTCCTCTTCTTCGTCGGACACACCCAACTTCAGTTCAAACGAAATATTCCCCTCGGCGACATCGTAAACAATCGACGAACCCAAACCTTCGTCGTCCATCGCTTTTTCCCATTCCCAAGAGCCGTCGGCAAGGTCAACAAAATCATCGTCCGGCAAAGGAGGCGTAACCCCTTCCTCAGATATACTAATATTCCTGATATTTATCGCCCCGTTCGTAAGCAAACGAAACGTCCGCTCGCCCGCGGCAAGATCGACAACTAATTTTCTTTCGACAAAATTAAACCAGTCGTTTCCGCCGCTTACCGAAATTTTTCCTAAAGAATTTTCTGCGAGATATACCGAAAGTTCGCGTGTAAAGTTTTCTCCTACCGCGGTTTCAATGCCGATTTCATATTTACCCGCTTTTGAAACGCTTATCTTATATTCAAGCGTAGAGCCGTTTTTCAAGTAACCGACCGACTTTCCATGCTCGCCTTCTTCAATTCTAATCTCACTGCTCTTCTTGGAGTATTGCGTCGAATTAAACGTCGCCGGAACAGTCCATCGTTTCGAGAACGTAACGTCTATGTTTTGCGCCTGAGTTACATTGGAAAGGATGTACGGGTTTGCTACAGTTACAGAACTCGCTCCCACCTTTATATCACTCACTTCGTAATCGCTGTTCGGAGTAAACGAAAGAGTAAGATTTGCGCCGTTATTTACTTCCGTATTGCCGCCGTTATTTATCGTAACGTCGCCGTTTTTAACCGTTCCGTAACCGTTATGCGTCACGGTTATTTGGTGCTTGTCGGGAAGCACTTCGGAAACTACGATGCTTTTAACGTTTACCGCGCCGTTCGAAATAAAAGTAAACGTTTGATTGCCCGCCGCAAGGTCGAAAATTATTTCTCTTGCGACAAAATTAAACCATCCGCCCGTATGATTCTCGACGACGATTTCTCCCAAAGCGGTACTTCCGCTCGACAGCGCAAGCGTACGTTTAGCCGCGTCCCCAACCGCCGTTTCCGCGCTCAGTTTGTATTTTCCCGCTCTGGCGACGCTTACCATATATTCCAACTTAGAATCTTTTACCAGATTACCTACATATTTCCCGTATTGGTCGTCGTTGTAAACAATTTCGGCGGTTTTCTTGGAGTATTCGCTTGCGTTGAAACTTCCGGGAACAGAATGGCGTTTCGAGAACGTAACGTTAAGCGTTTGATTTGAGGTAACGTTGCTGAAAGAGTATGAAGCGGCCGTCGGATTTTGGGTCGAGGTTGCGCCGACTTTAGTATCGGTAATTTGATAACCCGAGTTCGGAGTAAACGAAAGAGTTACGTTACCGCCGTTGTCAACTTCCACATTTCCACCGTTGTTTACTGTGACAGAGCCGTTTTTAATCGTTCCGTTATCGTTATGCGTTACCGTTATTTGCCGTTTAACAACGCCCCCCCCGCCTGCGCCGGTATATCCGCCTTTTGTCTGATTAGCGTTCCAGATAGCCGACAAAAGCGTGCCGGTTGGTCTGTCCTGCGACAATTCCCAAATAATAACTCCGCCGAATCCGTTGTCGTATGTCCAATCTACTTTTTGTTTCAAAGTAGAAGCGTTATCGCCGTTTGTGCCTTGAGTAGCATAAAACGCGCAGCCCATCATAAGTTGTTCTTTCTTGTAACCCGGTTGTCCGTTTCCGAAAGTATTCCAATCCTGCAGGCATCTTTTGGACGCTTCCACATCTGAGTGAGTATTCCATTTGACCGGCTGCGTTACTCCCATCATGTCATAAGTCATTATATGAATAGCGTCGGCATACTGAAAAAGGTTTTGCTGGATATAAGATTTGCTTGCGGCGTTACTTTTTATAAAATGATTCCCAAATTGGGAATTAGGGCTGTCTCC from Chitinispirillales bacterium includes:
- a CDS encoding DUF5618 family protein, which gives rise to MTVCEQNIFLNKEYDEAVRYMNNAREALQKSKKDDDGFYNDAKYVRSACGIAYLGVLRALDAWLTLKGIPKPNKKQRKSIEYYKDNVAKLDGKLTKRLNNAYNILHLSGYYDGETNIKVIQAGFESANEIIERIKPQ
- a CDS encoding carbohydrate-binding protein → MKKFLFVLAMSILPVVLFAKGDVVAYLPNYRNAPTDAQLDRLTHLVLFSITPGAGGTAPLPSGGWAKDIGGVVNSAHNKGVKVIIALGGWEKTGSFVENVQAGTRQTFVNNIVNMVNANNFDGVDIDWEYPTGNQQKNDFADFMADLKTALGNKRLSFAIGASYKPDEYSTKAYNAMDALHLMTYDMGGGHHADEAKAEAKLDEWINSGKIAKEKVFLGVPFYGRGSAGEETYAAIINSDSASLSQANSKTVYIDGQPKIYNYDGIPTIKSKTRYAYERDAGGIMIWELGQDVPAANRYSLLNAIYQEVQELKGSTGYKITVKTYGGGSVKKGDDAVESGSLIDISVGGDLTLTFNPDGENGYEIGDVKINGVSDNTAKTQKSHTFSDVKASQTIEVFFAKRHSVPVTFNSGEYSSKSPEIAYNNDEHGKYVGNLVDGSFLEYLVNVAKAGNYNISLKSAVGANGQYGRAEISIYDGNSETALGKIEASVGEDWYAFVAKQTLVALSEGNKTLRLVSSGPVNIEDITILTEQGGTSITQSGNKNVSSVGVSIINGRLNLSLPSNANNAHIVLFDVRGRILFERNVVVNGNFASVALPKSISRNQVMMLQVKTNSGVNMTKRILIK